A region of Caldicoprobacter guelmensis DNA encodes the following proteins:
- a CDS encoding MinD/ParA family protein, translated as MDQAERLRQIVKDLREKRYAYTQKARIITVTSGKGGVGKTNFTLNCAIALNAMGYRTLIIDADFGLSNIDVMLGMIPKYNLFHVITHKKRIEEVITEGPCGIKFIAGGSGIWELINLSRQDMEILMEQLERLDDLADIIMIDTGAGVSEKVIQMILAANEAIVITTPEPTSVTDAYALVKSVVNLKKDVNFKLVVNRADSVQEANDVMGKFIRVAQRFLDVNLEPLGYMLYDEAVIRSTKQQKPFVLEYPRSHAARQMHSMAQAIVAGRQRQDDRVQGFKGYVNQLLKLFNSKHKVL; from the coding sequence AAGCGTTATGCCTATACTCAAAAGGCCCGCATCATCACTGTGACCAGCGGCAAGGGAGGCGTAGGGAAGACCAATTTTACCCTTAACTGTGCCATCGCTTTAAATGCCATGGGGTACAGGACGCTTATTATAGATGCTGATTTCGGGTTGTCGAACATTGACGTGATGCTGGGGATGATCCCAAAGTATAACTTGTTTCACGTGATCACCCATAAAAAGAGGATTGAGGAGGTTATAACTGAAGGGCCGTGTGGTATTAAATTTATAGCAGGTGGGTCAGGTATATGGGAGCTCATCAACCTTTCCAGACAGGATATGGAGATTTTGATGGAACAGCTGGAGCGGCTGGATGACTTGGCAGACATAATAATGATAGATACCGGGGCGGGGGTTTCTGAAAAGGTCATCCAGATGATTTTAGCAGCCAACGAGGCTATTGTAATTACCACGCCAGAGCCCACATCTGTAACTGATGCATATGCCCTGGTAAAGTCGGTAGTAAACTTAAAAAAGGATGTGAATTTTAAACTGGTGGTCAACAGAGCCGACAGCGTTCAGGAAGCAAATGACGTGATGGGCAAGTTCATAAGGGTAGCACAAAGATTTCTTGATGTGAATCTGGAACCATTGGGATATATGCTTTATGACGAGGCGGTGATAAGGTCCACCAAGCAGCAGAAGCCGTTTGTGCTGGAATATCCAAGAAGCCACGCAGCCAGGCAGATGCACAGCATGGCTCAAGCCATAGTGGCGGGAAGGCAGCGCCAAGACGATAGGGTACAGGGGTTTAAAGGTTACGTAAATCAGCTTCTCAAGCTGTTTAATTCCAAACACAAGGTGCTGTAG